The DNA sequence CATCCTGATTCTGAACCATCTGAGGACAATCAAAAGCCTGTACGCCCCGTCGATTCAGTTCTTTCAAAATATCTTGCTGGAATACTGGATCTTGGTTCTGCAAGTATGTCCGACAGAGCGTCGGTTTATCGATCGACTTTGGATTATTGTCGAACGCTTCCCGCGAAGTGGTGCATGCGCTCAAGGCACACGAAATGAATAGGGCGCTGAGCACCCGCAAATATACAATTGTCAAAATAGCCCCCAATAACGTCCCCGCGATTACGCAAACACGCTGAACGTTCAGAGTCGAGTCTACTCAACTGAAATTTTAATTAGTAGAAAGAAAAGAATGGGCCGGCCGGTGGCGCCCCCGTGCGGTTTAGGCGGTGCTCCGCCGTTATTTAATCTCAAGGCGTGAGAGGAATGACCGTGGCACGTGCTGAGATTTTGGAAGCCATTCACTAGGGACGTCGTGTCGAATTTTTGTTGGAAAGCGAGTTAACATGGGCAAGAAGGACAAGCCCGAAGACGCCATTATGGGAGCGATATTTGGGGAGAAAGACGAAGCAGTTGCGGAACCAGATAATCAACAGACAGTTGACTGTGACGAAGAAAGTGATAACTCTAGTTCACAGTCAATCGAGGTGAGGCGTACCACTGAGTTTCAAGACTGGCTCCGCGGCCTCAAGGATCGAACGGCACAGCAGCGCATAGCAACGCGACTTGTGCGGGTCCAATCTGGCCTCCTTGGCGATGTGAAATATTTCAATGGCATAGGTGAGATACGCATCGATTATGGGCCCGGATATCGCGTCTACTTCGTGAAAAAAAGCAATGTCATCATCGTGCTTCTATGCGGCGGTGACAAGAAGAGCCAGCCGAGCGATGTAAAGCGTGCTCAGGATATGGCAAAGGAGGTTTGAGATGGCTATTGAATCCGTACCTTTTGACGCTTCGGAGTTTTTCGACTCCGAAGAATCGCAAGCTAAACTGGTTGCCGATGCCTTCGAGACCGGGGATCTGCGATACATAACTCATGCGCTGGGCGTTGTCGCGAAGGCCGAAGGAATGACGAAAATTGCTCGTCAGGCCGGGGTCAGCAGAGAAGCTCTCTATAAGGCATTGAGCGACGACGGCGATCCAAAGTTTTCAACGCTGATGGGTGTCCTGAAGGCGCTAAACCTGAAGGTCTCCGTTGAACCAGAAAAGGCTTCAGGCAAAGCCACTCGTGTTCAAAAGCGGTTCAAACCTCGACGCAAGCGGATGGCGGTTCGGCAGAGAGCTCTGAAAGCTGCGTAAGCGCCTGCCGGATGCTTAGAAAACGCGTTCCGGGCTTTTGCGGTGTCATGAGAACCTGACATGCGTCGCTTTTTTGAGACGGTGCCGGCTTTAAAAAATCGGCTGCCCCAAATCTGAGGACGCCCGATTTACGGGAAATTACGGGGAGGGCAGCCTTGCCAGAAACCCACGTTCCCGCTTTTTTTCAGTTACCCCATGTGCCAATAAAATAGTGGGAAATACTGATGAGAGCGTAAAATAGGCCGAAATAGGGGAATGGGGTCTGCTGCTACGCTCGCCGTACGGTAGATGAAGGAATTTTGTCACTCCCTAAAAGAGATCGAATTTTCGGAAGCCGTAAAAAGGCAGCGCCGCCCTGATAATACAGAGTGGAAACAGAGTGCATCAAAGTTTGTGATGGGGTCGATAAGATAGATCGGTTTGGGTTATGTGTTGCGCACGTCTACGGATGAACTAGCGCAGAGAGAAATAGGCCAGCAGTCAGGCGCTGGCCTTTTCGTTTTCTTTCAAGACAAATGGCAAGTGGCGCCGAGAACCTGACAAAACCTGACATCAAGGCTGCAATTGACGCGACCTGTTGGAGGATGTTGGAGCAGCTGCCGCAATTTCTGCGGCCATGAATATCTGGCCCGGTTCCCCGGCCGAGATCGATACAGACAAGTCAGATCAGCAACCGCATGGAAAAGCTTGTGAAATGGCGAGTTTCCAAGAAGCTGGAGATGCTGATGGGCAAAAAACGAAAAAACTCAACAACATAGCAGCTAAAGTCATGGAATTGGCGCATCCCGCCGGGGAGGGGAGCTTGACTTATGGTTTCATTGAAACCATAATGGTTTCATTGAAACCATAAGGTGTCCGCGATGAGCAAAAACAGTGAAGACCTCCCTGTTCAGGCATTTCATTATTTAAAAGACCACTGGCACATTGGAATGCCAAGCATTACCGGTGTCGCAGAGCTCTTAGGCGTTAACAGGAACACTTTCAAAACCCGCATAGCAAGGGGGCAGGCTCTTTCACTAAAGGAGCCCAACGGTGAATTACGGAAGACTTTGATATTTACGGGATATCATCTCGTTTACAATCTTTTATCCGATCGGCTTCTCCGCTACGGCTTCTCCGTTCATCACGACGAGGCATCACTAGCATCAGAACCACATACGTATGCCAACTGGGTCGCTGAGAAGGTTCTAACTTCACCATACCGTTCCGATGCAATACTGAGGTTTAGCAAGGATGCAGATGGCAAGGTGATGGGCTTGGCCTATGAGAACGGAGACGCGACGCTCCCCTACAGCGATTGTGCGCTAATCTTGCCTATAGGCCACATGGTTAGACGTCTGGCCATGTCCGTTCACATGCGATCAAATCCAGCGCGCTACGGCTTGGCATCTTTCGAAAAAGCCGATTTGACTTAAATACCCGCGAAAAATTAGCGACTCAGGAACCGGCCAATATGAAGAAGTTACTTGAGCAAGCTTTCCGATCCCACTGTGAGACATTTGAAGACAGCAAGGACAATCTTCAGCATTTTTCAGGAATCTTGGATCACGTCATAAAGATTGTGACGACAATCGCATTGCTAGTCGGGATCGAGCTATCGCGACAAAAGCATCCAATGATGCTCATTACCGTCGTCTACTGGCTCACCTGGCTCGTCTTTTTCATCTACTTGCAGAGGCTTTTTGAGCACTGCCTGATATTTATAATTGACAGGTGGGACCTCGCAGACCCCAAGGCTTCTCCGGTAAGATGGTCGATAGGAATAAGTACGCTCCTGTTCAGCCTTGTCTTGCTCTACTGGGGAAACGATACGCTAAGCGAGTTAGTTGCGGTAGGTTTTCTGAAAGACTGACCCATTGTACGGAGCGCGACCATCGATCGACGCAAAGGCCCGTAGGCGGGAAACCCCGGCTCTGCCCTATCGAAAGTGAGTGCGTGCTCGTCCATCTGGCGCATCAATTCGATATCGCTTTCATCACTTCAGTATCCATCGCGGCTATGGGGCATGTTGAAGAAGGTTGGGACCGGCGCCGATGCTTCAAACGGGCAAGTGCAGTTCACGGGCTTGTGACCATCCTCATACCGACGCGCAAAAGGTGGGCAGAAAGGTGGATGAAAAACCACCGCTCCGTCTTAATGATTTGAGATATCTAGGTTTTTTAGAAAAAAATGGTGCCGCTTACGTGACTCGAACACGTGACCCCGTCATTACGAATGACGTGCTCTACCAACTGAGCTAAAGCGGCCCGAACATGACCCGTCTGTTGCGGATCAGCTTCATGGCGGGCTGATACAGGCAATGCTGACGGATTTCAAGCCTTGAATACGCGGCTTTTGAAATTTCCGCAAAAAGCTTTGCCTGCTTATTGTTTGCGGGCGGCGTCAGGCCGTTGTGCAGATGCGGTTTTTCGCAGCCTTATATTCCCGCGCCAGCCGATCGACGAGGTCTGCCACCGGCTCCACGGCCTTGACCGCGCCAATACCCTGGCCGGCGCCCCAGATGTCCTTCCAGGCCTTTGCCCCGCCGGTTGCCGTTTCGAAGTCCATCTTGGAGGGGTCCGCTTCGGGCAGGTCGTCGGGATCCATGCCGGAGGCGACGATGGAGCTTTTCAGGTAGTTGCCATGAACGCCGGTGAAATAATTCGAATAGACGATGTCTTTCGCTTGAGCGTCCACGATCGCCTGTTTGTAGCCGTCGGAAGCGCGCGCCTCCTGCGTGGCAATGAAGGGCGAGCCGATATAGGCCATGTCCGCGCCCATGGCCTGTGCCGCGAGGATTGAACCGCCATTGGCGATGGCGCCGGCCAGCAATAGCGGGCCATCAAACCATTCGCGGATTTCCTGAACAAGCGCGAAGGGTGACAACGTGCCGGCATGTCCGCCAGCGCCGGTTGCCACCGCAATCAGCCCATCCGCGCCCTTGCGGATGGCGGAGCGGGCGTGTCGATCATTGATCACATCGTGCAGCACGATGCCGCCATAGGAGTGCACCGCCGCATTGACCTCCGGTACGGCGCCGAGCGAGGAAATCACCACCGGCACCTTATATTTGACGCAGAGGCCAAGATCATGTTCCAGCCGGCGATTGGACATGTGCACGATCTGGTTGACCGCAAAGGGGGCAGCCGGACGATCCGGGTTGGCGCTGTTATGGGCGGCAAGCTCTTCGGTAATCATCGCCAGCCATTCGTCCAGCTGGCTTTCGGGCCGCGCGTTCAGCGCCGGGAAAGCGCCGATGACACCCGCCTTGCATTGTGCCAGCGTCAATTGCGGATGCGAAATAATGAATAGCGGTGATGCTATGACCGGAAGACGCAGATTGTCTTTCAGCACGGACGGTAGCATGTTTCCTCCCATGAATTACGTTTACGCGCACGTAAGTTAATATCGTGTTCGGCGACGGATTGAAAGCGAAAACCGCGCCGTATCGGCGTCACAAATCTGCGTTCGCAGCGCCACAATGGATCGATTTTCCCCAAGCCAATCCGGTCATTATAACAAACGATGCTTGCGGAGGCGCGGCATAGCCGTTACCGAATCGTAAACCAATGGCGCAGCGCCGCATATTTTTGCACAGCGCAACAGAACAAGGATCGGTCGTGAGCGGACTGGAAACGGCAATCAGAAATGCTCTGGAAAAATCGGACAGATCGAACGCCGAAGTTCGTGCACGGATTTACCAATCATCGCGCCAGGCGCTGGAAGCTGGCCTGCGCAAGCAGGGCATAGACGAACCACAGGTCGTCGCCCAGCAACGCCAGCGGCTTGAAAGCCTCATTCATGTCATTGAAAATGAAGAGCGTAACCGGCTTCTGGACAGGGTGGAACAGCAATTGCGGCCACCACTGCCGGAGAGTGTCGCCCATGATGAACCCTCGGTCGATCCCGTTTCGCAGCCGCAGCACCACGGCGATATGGCCGTCGAGCCGGAACTGCGTGGCGAAACGCGTGACGCGCGGCCGGGCGTCGCTGCTGCTGAAGAGCCGCTAAGTGCCGGTCGGCGCAATGCAAAGCCATCCAGGAGAGGATCCAGCGCGGGCGATGCCTCGCTTGCTTTCCGCCCGGAAGGCGCTGTTGGCCGCCGCAAGCGCCGCGGACTTTTTGCAAGGCTTTTCATATATGTAACGCTTCTCGCCTTCATCGGTTTCGGCGCCTGGTGGGTCTATTCGTCCGGCCTGCTGCTGTCGCCGGCGCAACGTGATACCAGCGTGCCCAATCCGCCGGCCCAGGTGCAGGCGGAGGACTTCAACGGCGCAGAACCGGCGCCGAGCCTCTCCGCCGGCCGTGGTTTCTCCGATGACTGGGTGGAACTCTTTAATGCCGAGCGCGGCAGCGCCGGAGTTTCGGCAGGCCCGCGCGCCACGGTCGAAAACATCGCCACACCTGCCGGCAAGGCGATAAAGGTGACGTCGAGAAGTGTTTCGCAGGATGGTGCTGTTAGCGTCGAGGTTCCGGTGGAAGTCATGCGTGACATGGCGGGCAAGTCCTCGACCATATCGATCACGCTGCAATCATCCAGCGACCGGCAGACACAGGTTTCCGTCGCCTGCGATTTCGCCACGCTTGGAGATTGTTCACGTCACCGCTTTACGGCCACGGCTGAAAGGGCGGATATGCTGCTGAACGCGACATTCGAGCGCTCGCTCGCTCCTAACGCGCCGGGCAAAATCTTCATCAACAGCGACATTGACGGCAACAGCCGCCCGGTCAATCTTTACTCCGTGCGCATTCTGCCCGGCCAGTAAGACTGACAGGAAGAATGGCAAGCGCCGCCGTGAGGAGGCGCTTGCCTTCGTCTCCCCGTCCTATTTAAGAAACTCCGGACCCGACCCCAGTATCTTGTCGTCGATCTCGCCGATCACCTTCTTGTCCTTGCCGTCATAGTCGAGTGCATTGAGAATATGGCAGATCAGGTTCACACGGGCGCGGCGCTTGTCGTTGGCGCGCACCACCGTCCAGGGGGCATCGTCGGTGTGGGTCTTTTCCAGCATCTCGTCGCGCTTTTGTGTGTAGTCATCCCATTTCGTCAGCGCCGCTATGTCCATATCCGAAAGCTTCCAGCATTTCAGCGGGCTGTGGCGGCGATCGTGGAAGCGTTCGATCTGCGTCTCGCGGCCGATGTCGAGCCAGAACTTGAAAAGATGAATGTCCTCATGCACCAGCATCTTTTCCAGCCGCGGTGTTTCCTTGAGAAAGCGCTTGTGTTCTTCCGGGGTGCAAAATCCCATGACCGGCTCGACACCGGCGCGGTTATACCAGGAACGGTCGAAGAGAACGAATTCGCCGGCAGTCGGAAAATGTGAGATATAGCGCTGGAAATACCATTGGCCGCGTTCTGTTTCCGTCGGTTTGGTCAGCGCCACCACGCGGGCATAACGGGGGTTGAGATAGGCCCGGGCCGCAAAGATCGCGCCGCCCTTGCCCGCCGCATCGCGGCCTTCGAAGACCGCCATCACCCGTTTGCCGGTGGCCTGCAGCCAGAACTGCACCTTCACCAGCTCCACCTGCAGCGCCTCCAGCGCGGCGTCGTAATCTTCCCGTTTCATCTTCTTGTCGTAGGGAAAGTCGCCTGCAGAGAGTTTTTTGTCCTCCACCCAGTCGGGAAGAACCGGATCGTCGATGTCGAAGCTGCGCGGCTTGCCGCCAATGGTAAGCTCCACCGCTCGCTTCTTCGTGTCTTCGGCCATATTTGTTCTCCGGCTATTGTTGTGTAAAGGCAACTCACCGCCAATGAGTTCATATCCACCGGCAGAATTCAAGTGAAAGAGGAGTGGCTGCGCATGGTGCGGCGCCGGGGAAGATTGCGGCACAGATTTTGCGCATATACGTTGCGAAAAATGCGCGGTGATGAATCTCTGTCATGAAGCTGGCCTATGAGAATTCGATGCGCCGTCAGGTGAAAGTGGAAAGCAGGCTGAAATGGCAGTCATGGAAGGCGATCGTGGATTAAGGCTTTTGGGACGAAAGCTTGGCCGAAACTGGTTGCCCGTTCTCGTCGTCAGCATGCTGGCCATCGTGGCCGTTTCGGAACTGCACACGCCCTATATGCCGGCCGTTCTTTGGTTCTGTGCCATCATCGCCATTCTTGCGGTTCGGGAACGGCCAGTGGCGCCGAAAACCGATGAAACCGCGGTTGCGGAAACGGATGAACCCGAGGTGCCCGCCGAAAGTGTCATTTCCGGTGTCAGGGCCGGCCTTGCAGTGCTGGATACGCCGGTCTTCATCCTCGACAAGAATGCCAGCGTGCTGTTTCAGAACGGTGCGGCCGAACGTGCTTTCGGCCAGCTTCCACCCGGCGCGCATATTTCCGCCCGCCTGCGATCTCCCGGTCTGCTGGATGTCATCCGCGAAACCATCACCACCGGCCAGCCCAATCAGGTCGAGCATTCGGAGCGTTTTCCATCCGAACGGGTCTTCATCGTTCGCATCGCCCGTGCGGATGCGGGGGAGGTGGCCGGCCCGCCATTTTACATATTGTCGTTCCGTGATGTGTCGGAGCTTCGCCGCATCGACCGGATGCGCAGCGACTTCGTCGCCAATGCCAGCCATGAATTGCGCACGCCGCTCGCCTCGCTGCGCGGCTTCATCGAAACCATGCAGGGTCCGGCTCGCAACGATCCGAAGGCACAGGAACGTTTCCTCGCCATCATGCTGGATCAGGCAACCCGCATGAGCAGGCTGGTGGATGATCTGATGTCGCTTTCACGGCTGGAGCTGCGGGCGAATATCGCGCCTGACCAGAAGGTCGACCTCGTCCCCGTCATCGGACATGTGCGGGACGCGCTGTTGCCGCTCGCCAATGAGCTGGATGTCGAGATCACCCTACATCTGCCTGACCGGCCGGCAGAAGTGCAGGGCGACCGCGACGAACTGGTGCAGGTGTTTCAAAATCTCGTTGAAAATGCTTGCAAATATGGACAGGAAGGCAAGGTCGTGGATGTCTGGCTGCGCGCCGAACCCGGCAAGCCGGTGGAAGTGAGCGTCATCGACAAGGGGCCGGGCATTCCCGCTGAACATGTGCCGCGTCTGACGGAGCGGTTTTATCGCGTCAGTGTCGCCGACAGCCGTTCCAAAAAAGGAACGGGTCTGGGGCTTGCCATTGTCAAGCACATCCTCACCCGCCACCGTGCCCGCCTCATCATCAAATCGGAATTGGGCAACGGTACGGACTTCACGGTCAGATTCTGACATAAAATATCTATCTGCTTTTACTGTCGTAAAATTTTATAAATTAAATCAATAATTTAGGTTGTCACAAATCTTTCACTGAAGTGACATAAAAGGATGTGGCTACGGTGGTTAAGAAAAGGTCGCCGAGCGCATGCTTTGAGCGAGTGCCGCTATCGGCCGCGTCCACAAACAAGCCCACGACGGGAGAGACAAATGAACATCCTTAAATTTTCCGCAGCAGCTCTGGTGGCTTCTGTCGCCTTCGCTGGCGCCGCCGCTGCTCGCGACCAGATCCAGGTTGCCGGTTCTTCCACGGTTCTGCCCTATGCCAAGATCGTTGCTGAAACCTTCGCCGAAACCTTCCCGAACTTCAAGGCTCCGGTTGTTGAGTCCGGCGGCACGGGCGGTGGTC is a window from the Agrobacterium tumefaciens genome containing:
- a CDS encoding addiction module antidote protein, whose product is MAIESVPFDASEFFDSEESQAKLVADAFETGDLRYITHALGVVAKAEGMTKIARQAGVSREALYKALSDDGDPKFSTLMGVLKALNLKVSVEPEKASGKATRVQKRFKPRRKRMAVRQRALKAA
- the ppk2 gene encoding polyphosphate kinase 2; its protein translation is MAEDTKKRAVELTIGGKPRSFDIDDPVLPDWVEDKKLSAGDFPYDKKMKREDYDAALEALQVELVKVQFWLQATGKRVMAVFEGRDAAGKGGAIFAARAYLNPRYARVVALTKPTETERGQWYFQRYISHFPTAGEFVLFDRSWYNRAGVEPVMGFCTPEEHKRFLKETPRLEKMLVHEDIHLFKFWLDIGRETQIERFHDRRHSPLKCWKLSDMDIAALTKWDDYTQKRDEMLEKTHTDDAPWTVVRANDKRRARVNLICHILNALDYDGKDKKVIGEIDDKILGSGPEFLK
- a CDS encoding type II toxin-antitoxin system RelE/ParE family toxin codes for the protein MGKKDKPEDAIMGAIFGEKDEAVAEPDNQQTVDCDEESDNSSSQSIEVRRTTEFQDWLRGLKDRTAQQRIATRLVRVQSGLLGDVKYFNGIGEIRIDYGPGYRVYFVKKSNVIIVLLCGGDKKSQPSDVKRAQDMAKEV
- a CDS encoding NAD(P)H-dependent flavin oxidoreductase — protein: MLPSVLKDNLRLPVIASPLFIISHPQLTLAQCKAGVIGAFPALNARPESQLDEWLAMITEELAAHNSANPDRPAAPFAVNQIVHMSNRRLEHDLGLCVKYKVPVVISSLGAVPEVNAAVHSYGGIVLHDVINDRHARSAIRKGADGLIAVATGAGGHAGTLSPFALVQEIREWFDGPLLLAGAIANGGSILAAQAMGADMAYIGSPFIATQEARASDGYKQAIVDAQAKDIVYSNYFTGVHGNYLKSSIVASGMDPDDLPEADPSKMDFETATGGAKAWKDIWGAGQGIGAVKAVEPVADLVDRLAREYKAAKNRICTTA
- the phoR gene encoding phosphate regulon sensor histidine kinase PhoR, with translation MAVMEGDRGLRLLGRKLGRNWLPVLVVSMLAIVAVSELHTPYMPAVLWFCAIIAILAVRERPVAPKTDETAVAETDEPEVPAESVISGVRAGLAVLDTPVFILDKNASVLFQNGAAERAFGQLPPGAHISARLRSPGLLDVIRETITTGQPNQVEHSERFPSERVFIVRIARADAGEVAGPPFYILSFRDVSELRRIDRMRSDFVANASHELRTPLASLRGFIETMQGPARNDPKAQERFLAIMLDQATRMSRLVDDLMSLSRLELRANIAPDQKVDLVPVIGHVRDALLPLANELDVEITLHLPDRPAEVQGDRDELVQVFQNLVENACKYGQEGKVVDVWLRAEPGKPVEVSVIDKGPGIPAEHVPRLTERFYRVSVADSRSKKGTGLGLAIVKHILTRHRARLIIKSELGNGTDFTVRF